In the Primulina eburnea isolate SZY01 chromosome 15, ASM2296580v1, whole genome shotgun sequence genome, cggatcaaactcaagctccacgtcaagtgactttggcatgcactggaagAGATATCTATAATAAAATATGAAGTGTTATCTcaagagaaataaaataatgctaaaggaaataactaaaaataaaattgtagattaacagtccccggcaacggcgccaaaaacttgatcgagcaaaacttgcacagtgaactccccaataaaatatgattttgtatgctcaaaaattaatcgcaagtgtacgatgtcaagtaataatatagtgtacgtgagtacgagtatcgttccactgaagactgtgttttacaattattattttcagttatttaacatttagcaacgaaaattgagttgattgttttattactactaaaatcaaataagaatgcaaataaaaagattcaaaatcaagcaatgagatataatgtctaaaatggttgagtaaaattcaatgaaaaatggatttgttgggaatctcggttcacctacccctcgttaattaattaatccgttcgatcgtgatctacgcttccgacaggatttcctaatatattgaacacactctctcgagctatgccaaactaattccactcaatgaagtaattaaatatctttaattatttatcacgaGTGAATCACATTTCGATCTataaaatcccctagttttcgacccttaggactatgactatcggcacgtatccaatttcatatatctatgtaaattgtagatccgcaaattctactactcgatcctatcacttgttattctctcgaactcactcgtgatatgaaaatgtcgttaaagttagctacgctttaatgacacgataaaacagtagtaaaatcaagaataacgcacaatcaaaatataaattaattcaaaccacgttcggggtaggatcctcTTTAATCCCAACATATAAtgaagttagctactagaattcattgTAAAAGTAAatgcaacaatgtttaaaatgaaagaaactagattagaaatactaggcgagacgaaatctgcgaagaacggtgctcggaaagcttcaaatcttcaatccaagcggaAAGTTCTCTCCAAAAGCTTGTGACGGCTGCAAAATCAAGTCTGAATCCCTCTCAAAGTCGACCAACAGACCTTCCATAGCATTCTCCCCTCAGAATAAGGTAAGGAATCGCACACAATATCTTTCCAAAAatagttggcgctcgggcggtagaaaagtaccgctcgagcgccacaccttctgtaaaaTCTCATGGGATGCGCGGCAtttgcgctcgggcggtagaaaactaccgctcgagcgcggactCTTCTGTAATTGGGCATTGTAAAAcatctctcgcgctcgggcggtagaaaattaccgcccgagcgccgacctttctgtcgAGATGCTTCGGCATTTCTctcctcgcgctcgggcggtacaatttcaccgcccgagccCAACTCCTCTGCCCTTTTTGTCTTGACTTGGCACTTGGCTCCGATTTTGGTTCTTCCGGTCGtgtttcctgcaaattcatcatgcCCGAGTGAGATAGGATAAAATGCAAATATTTATTCTAAAATGAACAGAATGTGATTGAAATAAACGATGCGCAATGCAAAACACACAcagactaatgcaataaaacacgtaaaaacgacacatatcacTGATCAAATATGTCTTCGGTCCTGGGCAGAGGATACTTGTTATTGACTATGACCCTTTTCAGTTCTCTGTAATCGATGCAGAGTCGCATGATGTCGTCTTTCTTCTACACAAACAATATCggagcgccccatggagaaaaactcgggcgaatgaaaaCCTTTTTCATCAAATCCTTTGATTCGGATGATTCAAGtctttcatctctgttggtGCTAGATGATAGGGTGCCTTATAAATTGGCACTCTACccggcatcggctcaatagaaAAGTCCACCTCTCTGACTAGTAGAGTGCAAGAAACGTCCTCAGGAAAGTCGCTAGAAAATTCTCTGGCGATCTCGACGTCCTCCAGTCTCAGACTGGCTGGCTCAGATACTGACACAATACTCGCCAGAAAAGCTTGACAacatctcttcatcagtttccTCATGATGTGCGGCATCTGCTTGTTCCTTTCTGCCTCAAAAATAAAAGATTTCTCGCTGATCGGTCGAACAGATACTGACTTTTGCCGGAAATCTATCGAAGCTCCATTTGACAAAAGCCAGTCAATGCCCAGAATAATTTCAAACTCAGGCATCAGTAGCACAATCAGATCTGCCTGAACAACAATTTTCTGCAATCGAAGCTCCAATTTCTTCACTATCCTCTCAGTAAACATCTGATTCCCGTAAGGAATCGAAACTTGGAAGCCCAAATTCATGGCCTCTAGTACAACTCCTAGTCGCTTAACAAAAGTCTCGGATATAAATGAATGTGTAGCTTCTGAATCTAGCATTACTTAGGTGGCTACATCTGAAATAAATATCCTTCCTAGGACAAAATATACCATCAAATCCGTTCAAGCCTAATAAATTCCAGAGATTCTAAGAATACAACCCATAATTATCGAAAATTCTGCAATTAAATCCCTATAATTACTCGAATTTACACGCATTTGCCAACCAAAATTTCTGAATTAGCACTCGAGTCCCTAAAAATTTCTGTTTCGACCCCGAATGTTCTGTTATTTGCAGTTTGATTCCTCAAAATTCTTAATTTAAATCcattcaatccttaaatttgTTTAATTGCAACATGAAACCTATTTATTCTAAGTTCTCGATTCCAAAAATAGTTCTACTAACCAacttaacatttcatgcaatcaaggcaattttaaaataaatgctaAGCAAATAGGTTACCGGTGATCAAAGTAGAGTCGGGCTCtacttcttcctcttcttcatgCATTGCATAGGCCTTACCAGTAGTATGTGTTAGGTGAGTTTTTAATGAAGGTGTGGCCCACGCGGaatttaaaaatgttttctCACATATCCCACATCGGGAAATCCTCAAAGTTGGTCCAAGAAATTTGTTATAAATTGAGCCTTCCTTGTTTGCTTTTagtatcccaaaatcaaaatcttttcagctttgataaaagagagtgcatagaaaaaaagagtgtatttttttcttgagtgcgggaattctcttttgtgagttagagaaattattttctcggtatactcggtttgggatcgtgagatattgagtgtattggtgtatacacttgttgtaatattttttccggttataaaagttgcagtgctccgtggacgtagcctatattgggtgaaccacgtaaatctttgtgttcttgttggttgttttattccgCAATTTTTGGGGTACTATtattgtaacgaaccgtactttaactacttgaaatttgcggaaaaattaaaaattttcttaaatgtaaacatccatacggtcgtcactcaacattcgtAAAAATATCGTTGAAATCAACcatcacaaataaaatttgctaaaaggaAAGCTGTCTCAAAATGTCTCACATCCAAATCATAAAAccagagtattttaaaattttgcttAAGAACATAAACTTGGCGGTCCTCAGGtttagcctcccactcagtccaagcctgccccttggtcgccacctcctgactcctcaacatagtcacctgcatcgatcaagtctagtgagtctaaagactcgacacgtataaactgggataacgagtactacatagtAAAATCGCatacatcttaaaaatagaacgtacttaacttgaaacttgaacttgtataataaacttgaacatacgtacgtacatatcTAGACGTGCcgtcaacataaactttcataaacatactgcatacttgaacatacatagcttcatcatttttgcgttgaggatgtttcaaagcaagtgacccataacataatcaatgcctgatcagacaaaccatagtactggattgacagggacgtatccactgccacatacatgagatccccgttcataatttaacgggctggttggtccacgttcataatttaacgcttcccaacctcgatctaacccgttcataatttaacgggcggattggtcccccttcataatttaacgctttccaatcctaaacatactttggtcacaagacatttagcatacctcaaaaactaaaaatattttcttgcacgtcatacatacttacttggcgttgagggattttttggacttcgactgggccgttgctgcgacatactaacatgaaattgcatacttaactttaATATCTTAAACGTAGGTACTCGAACTCACCGCCGAAgtgcataaatagcttatgacattctagatcactcgggacttgacctcattTAATCATACTAATCATGACATCCAACCCCGAACAAACTCTAAGATGacgtgtgaacatttcccaacaaTAAAAGACGTGAACTTACTATTAGGACTTGGAAAGAAGGAAGAATAAACTGTTTGggcagaaggggtggcgctcgggcagtgaaactttaccgctcgggcaccaGGGTCCGCGCTCGGGTGGTAACAAAtttccgctcgagcgccgagggtaCTGGGAAGAACCCTCGGACAGAaagaatggcgctcgggcggtgagaaattaccgctcgggcgccgagtgcACTGAACTACGCGACTCTGAAACTTAAACTCTCCATTTTCGATTACACCGACCGTGACACACCCCGAGGCTCATCCTATGACACTAAGGCACTGACTCGACTCTCCAAAACATCCCAACAACGACATACACCAAGCAAACAATCAAATTCGTGAATCCAAATTTTGACACCAATTGATTCCTACGATTTCTAATGCGACCAACGACCATTGACGCGAAACTAAGCATCGAATTCACCCCAAACTCATACTCAATATACATAAACACAACAGAGATCACtggtcgatccccaacgaagcctgcaacaataaaacttcaagaacacaaatttTCGCAAAAGTTGCattttgagcagtcccacgaaaaatgccGTAAcgcactcaattttcatccaaaaatcttgaattttaaatcaaatcgaaggtaacgaaaagttctacaattttctagttgaaagttttctcagaatctcgACCAAAAATTCGCAGATTCAAGCATAACAGAAACAAACgtgatttttagatctaaaaaggactccaaaagcgatttaaacatggttgctcaaacttctacacaatatacccatggttttacgcataaataacaacgcacgcataatatgacatgatcgatgcatcaagaacagaatatacgtgccttttgatatttaaaaataccgtaacgacgataccgaagcggagatggcgtgaggattgatccgggacgattgtggaacgattttcttgaaataaactcGACGAAATATTGCTGGAAATTGATgagggaaggggcggctgcttctATACCAAGAACCCTAagtttctttcttttaaattctgaaaataaaaatgtgtATATGTGTGTATTGTGTTTTtacgtgagtgtgtgtgtgaaattgtgtgtgtgcgtgtgtttgggTAGAATTTAGgcaattaaattgtttaattaccCTATTAAAATGCTAACTAAAAAGGCTAATCAAGTTGCTCCTTTAAATGCtagttaaaatattataaaatgttACTCCACTATTAACTCTAAATAAACTCtcttactttaaaataaaatacacaagagTCAtatctttaaaagttttaaaattctaaactcactcaaataaataacttaggctttaaaatgctaaaagcTAATaagttatttaaaatgccccatcctcgactaaaaataaaataccatcctttaaaattgccaaaaatcgtcgccggtcttttcctcgatcctgcctcgaataatcgcctaaaACATAAACTCGGAAAAaaatttaacgtgcatcacgtaagcataattaatttaaaataatgcatttaaataaatcatgcaaggcTAAAACTCCTTTCTAAAATTAAatgaatgatttaataattaaataaatgcatgggttttacgtgtactgaatttgggcactacagttcctcccccacttataaaaatttcttcctcgaaattaagtcttaccgaacaactccggatagcgaagtctcatatctgcttctgattcccaagtggcctcttccaccgatgcatctattggtatggctccctatgaggttggtgagagagcgaagtctcatatctgcttctcaTATTTGAGCTACCACtgccactttcctgctcaaagcgtctgcgacaacattagcctttcccggatggtagctaatttcgcagtcgtaatctttcacaagttctaacaaccgtctctgtctcatattcaactctttctgcatgaagaaatatttgagacttgtggtcggtgaaaatctgacatttctcgccgtatagatagtgtctccaaattttcagtgccaagacaacggcggctaactcaaggtcatgcgtcgggtagttcttctcgtgcactttcaactgcctggaggcataagctatgacccgaccttgctgcatcaacactgcgcctaaaccgagcttagatgcatcggtataaagcacaaactcaccttccctgacggcatggctagcaatggcgctgaaataagagcttgcttcaaggtgtcgaagctcttttGGCAAtcctcactccacacaaacttagcatttttcttggttagtgaagtgagcggcactgctatggacgaaaatcccttaatgaacttacggtaatagcctgctaaacccaaaaagctgtggatttctgatgcattctttggctccacccattccttaacggctgctaccttcgctgggtccacctcaataccactgctagatactatatgccccaaaaatgcaactttctgcaaccaaaactcgcacttaatAAACTTCGCAAAtagcttgcgactctgcaaggtctgtaaaactgtcctcaagtgctggttatgctcctcatggctcttcgagtatatgagaatgtcgtcaataagcACTATtacgaactgatcaaggtagggctgaaatactcgatccatgaggtccataaaaattgctggagcgttcgtcaaaccgaatggcattactaagaactcgaaatgcccatacctggtcctgaaggccgtcttgtgaacatctgcatccttaaccttcagctggtgataccatgatcgaagatctatcttagagaaaactgtagctccctgcaattgatcaaacaagtctttgattctaggaagtgggtacttattcttgatcgttaccttgttcagctctcggtaatcgatgcacagcctcatactctcatccttcttctttacaaagagcagtggtgcgccccatggtgagaaactagggcggataaatcctttgtcgaggagctcctgaatctgctgcttgagctctaacatctcagctggagctaatcggtacggtgccttagagattggcgctgtgcctggcacgaggtcgattgcaaactccacctctctctctggtggaaggcctgtgacgtcatcaggaaagacgtctggaaagtctctgactactggcacctctgataaagatggagtgggcacatcaggcgctgaaataatactagccaagaaggcctgacaccccttggaaatcaacctcctcgcctgcatgcacgaaatcatgcgagggaagcttctccatctagctggttcaaaaagaaactgctccatgcccggctgacgtgaatcttgatacgaataaatagcaaacacgattaaaaataaatcgcaccctctattcaattacgatattaagatccgtgtgttttcccgatcttttgattcaagtattgtgtgatattcacctctaaactagcaagagtttagcaacaaataaacacgaggataaacaatcgaaaactatacgaaccttcgaagaactttgcctacgacaatccgcacaagcaacgatcgacaaacgccacaaagttaaaaactttgataagtttgatttgatttgacaaagctaaaagctttgaaaagttgagagaaaattctcacaagtttgataaactcaaaataatatgtgtattgtatGTTGAATTTCGTCCAAATACATTATAATAaagaaaagatatcaaaaatctagtctcccaaaataataaaactctagaaaaggaaacaaatccgcacagaaaacactaggcacggaccccgtgcagtcctccgtgtctgggtccgtgtacatactgtaaaactcttcaatcgggatcaagggacacggaccctgtgctcgcctccgtgtacgggtccgtgtaggcactgtatttgccaataacaaagggcacggaccccgtgcctgggtccgtctccaggtccgtggagccactgtaaaaactcatcccagcttgtaaaggacacggaccccgtgtgcaggtccgtgtgcaggtccgtccagactcggtcagcaacatcaatgcttgaatgactttccgttggcctccaaacgtactcccatgcatcacgacctcttccggcttgctcatgactccttgtagcgcctccttgaatctctttagtcgacccctcgtgattggtccctccggcaactgcaaaggatcccatgctttccttggaacgtccacgttcgcatcatcctccccttcttgagaaggatttgtcctcaaatcttgctcgtcacctacatcaaacaacgacaagtcactaacattaaaagtagagctaacattatactcacctggcaagtcgagtttgtaggcattgtcattgatcctctctagaacttggaatggtccatcgcccctaggtagtagctttgagcgtcgcttctccggaaacctctccttcctcaagtgtagccacacccaatcgcccttctcgaataccaccttctttttccctttgttggcttgcttAGCATATTGCTCATTTCGCTTCTCAATATTGGCTTTTACCTTCTCATGCAAACTCCTAAcgaattcagccttctttttgccgtctaagtttaacctttcactcacaggtaaagacatcaaatccaacggagtcaaaggattgaAACCATATACAATCTCAAATGGTGAATAGCTAGTAGTAGAGTGCACACAATGATTATAAGCaaattcaacaaatggcaagcaattttcccaattctttaagttcttcttgagaatagcacgtaataaagttcctaacgtcctattaactacctcagtttgaccatcagtttgaggatgacaggtcgtagaaaactgtaatttagtgccaagtttagcccacagtgttttccaaaagtaacttaggaatttaacatcacggtccgacacaatggtcctaggcatgccatgcagcctaacgacttctctaaagaataggtccgcaatgttagatgcatcatccgtcttgtgacaagcaataaattgtgccattttagaaaacctatccacaacaacaaatatagagtccctccccttctttgtcctaggtaaccccaaaacaaagtccatagagatatcaacccaaggttcactagggacgggaagtggtgtatataatccatgtggtagtgtcctagacttagcttgtctacaagttatgcacttctcacaaatacgctcaacatcacgcttcatgtgtggccaataaaaatgttcatgcaatgcacttaaagtcttagccaccccaaagtgtcccattaggccacccccatgtgcctccctaacaagtaattcacgaatcgatgacttgggaatgcatctatcctctctaaacaagaaacctttatgcaagtagaatttatcatgtggaccatgcatacaagtttcaaacacttcctcaaaatcatcatctagcacatacaactctttaaca is a window encoding:
- the LOC140815465 gene encoding uncharacterized protein; amino-acid sequence: MLDSEATHSFISETFVKRLGVVLEAMNLGFQVSIPYGNQMFTERIVKKLELRLQKIVVQADLIVLLMPEFEIILGIDWLLSNGASIDFRQKSVSVRPISEKSFIFEAERNKQMPHIMRKLMKRCCQAFLASIVSVSEPASLRLEDVEIAREFSSDFPEDVSCTLLVREVDFSIEPMPGRVPIYKAPYHLAPTEMKDLNHPNQRI